The genomic stretch AGCCCTTGGCCTCTTCCACCGGGACTTCCAGGCAGCCGATGGTGATATCGGCGCCTTCGTTGACGTGCTGCTGAAGCATCGCCTCATAGTCCATCTTGTAGATGTGGTCGCCGGCCAGGATGATCATGTATTCCGGGCCATAGGAATCGATGATGTCGATATTCTGGTAGACCGCGTCGGCCGTGCCCTCGTACCACTGCGTTTCCGAGACGCGCTGGGAGGCGGGAAGCACGTCGAAACTCTCGTTTCGTTCAGGCCGGAAGAAGTTCCACCCCTGATGCAGGTGTCGGATCAGCGAGTGCGCCTTGTACTGCGTGGCGACGCCGATGCGCCGGATGCCGGAATTGAGCGCGTTCGACAGAGCGAAGTCGATGATGCGGGTCTTGCCGCCGAAATAGACCGCGGGCTTTGCACGCGTGTCGGTCAGTTCCTTCAATCGGCTGCCGCGACCGCCGGCCAGAACATAGGCCATGGCGTCACGGGCCAGGGGGTATCCAGTGCGCGTATTCATCCTTCCCTCCCTCTCACTCACTCTTCCGGTTCCAGCATGATGGTTGCAAGCGGCGGCAGAAGCAGGGTGGCGGAAATGCCGCCATGGCCATGGACGTCGGCGCGCACGCGCCCGCCATTGCCCTTGCCGCTGCCGCCGTAGATTTCGGCGTCGGTATTCAGGATTTCGCGCCAGATCCCGGCCTTGGGCACAGGGACGTGATAGTCCTCGCGCGGAACCGGCGTGAAATTGCAGATGACGATAATTGGCTTTTCGCCCGGCGCCTTGCGCTGCCAGGCAAAGACGGAATTGTCGTGATCATCGACGATCGTCCACTCGAAGCCCTCCGGCTCGCAGTCGCGCGCATGCAGCGCCTTCTTGGAACGGTAGGTGAAGTTGAGATCGCGCACCAGGCGGCGCATGCCCTCGTGGGTCGGATAGTCGAGCAGGTTCCAGTCCAGCCCGCGGGCCTCGCTCCATTCGCTCCACTGGGCGAATTCCTGCCCCATGAACAAGAGCTTCTTGCCGGGATACCCCCACATGAAGGCGTAGTAGGCCCTCAGATTGGCGAATTTCTGCCAGTCGTCGCCCGCCATCTTGGCAATCAGCGAGCCCTTGCCGTGCACCACCTCGTCGTGGGAGAGCGGCAGAACATAGTTCTCGGCGAAGGCATAGAGCAGGCCGAAGGTGATTTCCTGGTGATGATGCTTGCGGTAGATCGGCTCGCGCGCGAGATAGCTCAGCGTGTCGTGCATGAAGCCCATGTTCCACTTGAAGCCGAAGCCGAGACCGCCTTCGTGCACGGGCTGCGAGACCTTGGGCCAGGCGGTCGATTCCTCGGCGATCGTCATCATCTCCGGATGATTGCCGTAGACGGCCTTGTTGGTCTCCTGGATGAAGCGGACGGCGCCGAGATTTTCATTGCCGCCATATTCGTTCGGCACCCATTCGCCGTGCTTGCGCGAATAGTCGAGGTAAAGCATCGAGGCGACGGCGTCGACCCTGAGCCCGTCGACATGAAACCGTTCGCCCCAGTAGAGCGCGTTGTTCAGGAGAAACGAGGCGACTTCGGTGCGGCCGAAATTGTAGATCGCCGTGTTCCAGTCCGGATGAAAGCCCTGGCGCGGATCGGCATGCTCGTAAAGCGACGTGCCGTCGAATTGCCTGAGGCCATGCTCGTCGGTCGGGAAATGGGCGGGCACCCAGTCGAGGATGACGCCGAGGCCGACCTTGTGGCAGCCATTGACGAAACGGGCGAAGCCTTCCGGCTCGCCGAAACGGGCCGTCGGCGCATAAAGCCCGGTCGTCTGGTAGCCCCAGGACGGATCATAGGGATATTCGGAGACCGGCAGGAATTCGATATGGGTGAAGCCCATGTCGGCGCAATAGGGGATCAGCCTGTCGGCGAGTTCGTCCCAGGAGAGGAACGTGCCGTCATCATGGCGCTGCCAGGAACCGGCATGGACCTCGTAGATCGAGATCGGTTCGCGTCGCCGGTCAACGCTCGCCCAGTGTTCGCGGTGGGCCTCGTCGTCCCATTCCTGCTCCAGGTCGGCGGCCGTCAGCGAGGCGGTCTGCGGACGCAGCTCGCTGCGGCGGGCAAAGGGGTCCGCCTTCAGCGGCAGGAGATTGCCGTCGGCGCCGATGATCTCGAACTTGTAGGGCTGGCCGGGCTCGACCTCGGGCGCGAAGATTTCCCAGACGCCGGAATCGCGGCGGAACCGCATCATGTGGCGCCGTCCGTCCCAGCCGTTGAAGGACCCGACGACCGACACGCGGCGGGCGTTCGGCGCCCAGACGGCGAAGTGAAAGCCCTTCACCCGCTGATGGGTCATCTGGTGTGCGCCGAGCTTGTCGAACAGTCTCAGATGCGAGCCCTCGCGGACGTAATAGTCGTCCATCGGGCCGAGCACGGGCCAGAAACTGTAGGGATCGGTCACCGTCCATTCCGCTTCGCCGCGTTTGGCATGGTAGCGGATCGGCACGAAGCCGGGGATGTCGACGGGCCCGGCGAAGAACCCGGCTTCATCGAGGCATGTCAGCTTGCCGAGAGGCTTGCCGTCGAGGTCGAATGCCTCGACGGTTTCCGCCCCGGGCAGGAAACACCGGGCGACGTGACTGCCGTTGATATCGTGGATGCCGAGCACGGAGAAGGCATCCCCGTGGGTGGCATTCAGGATAGCGTTGATTTCCTCCCGCGCGGGGAAACCGTCCCGCGCCTGTTCCGGACCGTCTGATTCCGGCTTTTTCATAAAGCACTCCAGATGTCGTGTG from Martelella sp. AD-3 encodes the following:
- the glgB gene encoding 1,4-alpha-glucan branching protein GlgB codes for the protein MKKPESDGPEQARDGFPAREEINAILNATHGDAFSVLGIHDINGSHVARCFLPGAETVEAFDLDGKPLGKLTCLDEAGFFAGPVDIPGFVPIRYHAKRGEAEWTVTDPYSFWPVLGPMDDYYVREGSHLRLFDKLGAHQMTHQRVKGFHFAVWAPNARRVSVVGSFNGWDGRRHMMRFRRDSGVWEIFAPEVEPGQPYKFEIIGADGNLLPLKADPFARRSELRPQTASLTAADLEQEWDDEAHREHWASVDRRREPISIYEVHAGSWQRHDDGTFLSWDELADRLIPYCADMGFTHIEFLPVSEYPYDPSWGYQTTGLYAPTARFGEPEGFARFVNGCHKVGLGVILDWVPAHFPTDEHGLRQFDGTSLYEHADPRQGFHPDWNTAIYNFGRTEVASFLLNNALYWGERFHVDGLRVDAVASMLYLDYSRKHGEWVPNEYGGNENLGAVRFIQETNKAVYGNHPEMMTIAEESTAWPKVSQPVHEGGLGFGFKWNMGFMHDTLSYLAREPIYRKHHHQEITFGLLYAFAENYVLPLSHDEVVHGKGSLIAKMAGDDWQKFANLRAYYAFMWGYPGKKLLFMGQEFAQWSEWSEARGLDWNLLDYPTHEGMRRLVRDLNFTYRSKKALHARDCEPEGFEWTIVDDHDNSVFAWQRKAPGEKPIIVICNFTPVPREDYHVPVPKAGIWREILNTDAEIYGGSGKGNGGRVRADVHGHGGISATLLLPPLATIMLEPEE